One window from the genome of Alnus glutinosa chromosome 13, dhAlnGlut1.1, whole genome shotgun sequence encodes:
- the LOC133853698 gene encoding putative gamma-glutamylcyclotransferase At3g02910, translated as MADESKPHVIFTYGTLKRGFPNYHLMQSLIDQNDAVFLGPHMTLHAYPLVCGAHGIPFLINLPGSGFRVTGDLYSVSTRGLVRVDELEGTRLGHYERLPVQVIHTNAPDGVVPVQADAYFAHRSFGEGLWERNGRKGMSEYTEREARGYVRREDRPKDRTFLDEVRFFLCSDAKNDSPLE; from the coding sequence ATGGCCGACGAGTCCAAACCGCACGTAATCTTCACGTACGGAACGCTCAAGCGAGGCttcccaaactaccacctcatgcAGTCCCTCATCGACCAAAACGACGCCGTCTTCCTCGGCCCCCACATGACCCTTCACGCCTACCCGCTCGTCTGCGGGGCCCACGGCATCCCTTTCCTGATCAACCTCCCCGGGTCGGGCTTCCGGGTCACGGGCGATCTCTACTCGGTCTCGACCCGCGGGCTCGTCCGGGTCGACGAGCTGGAGGGCACGCGCCTCGGCCACTACGAGCGCCTTCCCGTTCAGGTGATCCACACAAACGCCCCAGACGGCGTCGTTCCGGTGCAGGCCGACGCGTACTTCGCGCACAGGAGCTTCGGGGAGGGATTGTGGGAGAGGAATGGGAGAAAGGGGATGAGTGAGTACACCGAGAGGGAGGCGCGTGGGTATGTGAGAAGAGAAGACCGGCCCAAGGATAGAACTTTTCTCGATGAGGTCCGCTTCTTTCTGTGCTCTGATGCCAAAAATGACTCACCGCTGGAGTAA